GCAGGCGAAGAGACCGGCCTGTTTGGCGCCAAGGCCTATGCCGAAAAGTATATGGCCGACCTGCACAAACATGTGGTCGGGATGGAAACCGATTTCGGCGATGGCAAGGTCTGGCGTATTTCTACGCTGTTCCCGGAGGACCGCCTGGAGATCGCCAGGGCCCTCCATGCGCCGCTGGAACCGCTGGGTATCGAGTTGGGCGATAACAAGACCGGCTCGGGCGCCGACATTAGCGTATTCAAGAAACTCGGCATGCCGGTGATTTCGCTGGGCCAGGATGGCACCGATTATTTCGACTACCACCATTCGGCCAGCGACACGCTGGACAAGGTGGACC
This portion of the Pseudomonadota bacterium genome encodes:
- a CDS encoding M28 family peptidase translates to AGEETGLFGAKAYAEKYMADLHKHVVGMETDFGDGKVWRISTLFPEDRLEIARALHAPLEPLGIELGDNKTGSGADISVFKKLGMPVISLGQDGTDYFDYHHSASDTLDKVDPDNLRQVVAAFVTATWLAASGDVDFGFREPEEETIL